One Anopheles marshallii chromosome 3, idAnoMarsDA_429_01, whole genome shotgun sequence genomic region harbors:
- the LOC128713055 gene encoding vitamin K-dependent gamma-carboxylase — translation MITTERQTVSANEVLPETAQNFPKTTHSGEDDKADSACYGFGAFLRHATGHDVRCFASFDTFVHRCMYRRVDGAALGIARALFGLAMLIDIPEERGGGDLDLRWGEPRDCRFPLIHAMEPTPALPKMGIIYGLMWLGAAGIAVGYRFRTSAAIFTGTYWYVFLLDKSAWNNHSYLYGLLGTIFLFTDANRCWSFDAWHNPPGAQTVPFWNYFILKFQFFVLYFVAGLKKLCREWLSGYAMTNLSYHWVFYPFRALLGPHLTDLLIVHWFGCIFDTTVVFFLVYGPTRKLATLFASAFHLMNSRLFHIGMFPWVCLSQLPLYYSFSWPRRTLLADGAQTTFKNEPTDEHTFRREGNPTPNRRRRQWTMVAMLAYCSLQLFLPYSHFLTKGYNNWTNGLYGYSWDMMVHAWDTIMIGIRVVDRQNPDRVHYVEPFAFTDNDRWTKHADMAVQFARCIERNVQQEAPKLWTTRPGVPPHPNVSIHFDIWCSMNGRFQQRIFDPNVDILQAPWSPFEPVQWVLPLLHQFSALRDTLIRRKTDEVLGWSNHSDVLFIADFPGLTLRNYVGDDLYNVSLTVLQGSVRYGTSPDQDAPASSVILHTGQSASLPAGTFHAVETIGEEPSCYMYTYVNRTKELETIRNGPDAKSHPAMLPLGDELLHRWENFVRFLQHVGNSALYELYGVPMPRRLKELVADG, via the exons ATGATAACAACGGAACGGCAGACTGTTTCTGCAAATGAAGTACTCCCTGAAACCGcccaaaatttcccaaaaaccaCCCACTCCGGGGAGGATGATAAAGCGGACAGCGCTTGCTACGGGTTTGGTGCATTCCTTCGCCACGCTACCGGACATGACGTCCGCTGCTTTGCATCCTTCGACACGTTCGTACACCGATGCATGTACCGCCGTGTGGATGGTGCCGCCCTGGGCATTGCACGGGCCCTGTTCGGACTGGCCATGCTAATCGACATCCCCGAGGAACGCGGCGGTGGCGATTTGGATCTTCGCTGGGGCGAACCGCGCGACTGCCGGTTCCCGCTTATCCACGCGATGGAACCAACACCGGCGCTGCCGAAAATGGGCATCATTTACGGATTGATGTGGCTCGGTGCGGCAGGCATTGCGGTTGGCTACCGGTTCCGGACATCCGCGGCCATCTTCACCGGCACGTATTGGTATGTTTTCCTGCTGGATAAAAGCGCCTGGAACAATCACAGCTATCTGTACGGGTTGCTCGGAACGATCTTCCTGTTCACCGATGCGAATCGATGCTG GTCGTTTGATGCATGGCACAATCCACCCGGAGCGCAAACGGTTCCCTTCTGGAACTACTTCATCCTCAAGTTTCAGTTCTTTGTGCTTTACTTTGTGGCCGGCTTGAAGAAGCTTTGCCGCGAATGGTTATCCGGCTATGCCATGACCAATCTCAGCTATCACTGGGTGTTCTACCCATTCCGTGCACTGCTCGGACCGCACCTTACCGATCTGCTCATTGTCCACTGGTTCGGATGCATCTTCGATACGACGGTGGTGTTTTTCCTGGTTTACGGTCCCACGCGCAAGCTGGCCACCCTGTTCGCGAGTGCATTTCATCTGATGAACTCCCGGCTCTTCCACATCGGTATGTTTCCCTGGGTGTGTCTGTCCCAGCTGCCACTATACTACAGTTTTAGCTGGCCGCGAAGAACTCTGCTTGCGGACGGTGCGCAAACAACATTCAAAAATGAACCTACGGATGAACACACGTTCCGCAGGGAGGGAAACCCCACACCCAACCGTCGCCGCCGACAGTGGACAATGGTGGCGATGTTGGCGTACTGCTCACTGCAGCTCTTTCTACCCTATTCACATTTCCTCACCAAGGGGTACAACAATTGGACGAACGGTTTGTACGGTTACTCGTGGGATATGATGGTACACGCCTGGGACACGATCATGATCGGCATACGGGTAGTGGATCGTCAGAACCCGGACCGGGTTCATTACGTCGAGCCGTTCGCTTTTACCGATAACGACCGCTGGACGAAACATGCCGATATGGCCGTCCAATTCGCACGCTGCATCGAACGAAACGTTCAGCAGGAAGCGCCAAAGCTGTGGACCACCCGGCCGGGTGTACCACCACACCCAAACGTTTCCATCCATTTCGACATTTGGTGCAGCATGAACGGACGATTTCAGCAGCGTATATTCGACCCCAATGTGGACATACTGCAGGCACCGTGGTCACCGTTCGAGCCGGTCCAGTGGGTACTACCCTTGCTGCATCAGTTTAGCGCACTGCGCGATACGCTGATACGGCGCAAAACGGATGAAGTTCTTGGCTGGAGCAATCACTCGGACGTACTGTTCATTGCCGACTTTCCCGGCCTAACGCTGCGCAACTACGTGGGAGATGATTTGTACAACGTGTCACTGACCGTACTGCAGGGTAGCGTCCGCTACGGGACGTCCCCGGATCAGGACGCGCCAGCAAGTTCGGTCATCCTCCATACGGGACAGAGTGCTTCACTTCCAGCGGGTACCTTCCATGCGGTTGAAACGATCGGCGAGGAACCATCCTGCTACATGTACACGTACGTCAACCGTACCAAGGAGCTGGAGACCATTCGGAATGGGCCGGATGCGAAATCGCACCCCGCTATGCTACCGCTCGGTGACGAGTTGCTGCATCGCTGGGAGAACTTTGTTCGCTTTCTGCAGCATGTGGGAAATTCGGCCCTGTATGAACTGTACGGTGTACCGATGCCAAGACGCCTGAAGGAACTCGTTGCTGATGGTTag
- the LOC128714220 gene encoding vacuolar protein sorting-associated protein 51 homolog, protein MGDKTGNPYDMDGSSFDADRYLQKLLKECSLKQIMDTEAGIVRQTQTLHSDMQTLVYENYNKFISATDTIRKMKTDFKSMETEMNLLMANMASITEFSERITDTLQETRSQLTRLSGKHQLLKKLQFLSSLPAKLKTLIEEENYQQAVQEYSHAQKVLHQYGQQPSFQGIQEDCIKILDELKDRLKGEFRQTGKSAQSLTEIGELLLQLGERPSTLAKEMLECASKRLHEQIVVLQDQTDRDMIEFIDLGIEGFLKDLTLVISSYNDMFLTKHLEQEADDFEQAARVDLNAFVNRNVDEYLALVQDRAELEIGHGDSQIILRGLDRLHRRMTAMRTLCRSLDMSKSGIDIIVNAAQQLCQTHMRSLKDHFADSLSSVRLALVSANTNTPSGSSTASSIQAGGVGGQGSGAGGTTTPGSAGLRELISNLYISTIEKVKGLMQDLLIFLQPEWSFNLKGDPKGVQCIEGIRENLLVAFLRHFCTTVNGYGNVNSTAPPTLLLVLSKVCLEMDRAGVHSLTSLVDELYNLDAERSVSLVHESELCTEMRDSAQLLLDSYVRLQGLHLSQMLRKSVETRDWLNCLEPRSVRAVMKRVVEEISAIELVLGELYDSSVAPHGGSRTTASSDSSRKTHFSIAASKQSQFRSTWSTYTPQAQLDSSFVSNMHRLFSEKIEIFAPVQFSKVSIITGIIKICLKTLLECVRLRTFSRYGLQQIQVDAHYLQMNLWRFVSDENLIHVLLDEILGSAVVRCLEPILMEPNAVEIICERN, encoded by the exons ATGGGAGACAAGACGGGAAATCCATACGATATGGATGGTTCGTCCTTCGATGCGGATCGATACCTGCAGAAACTGCTGAAG GAATGTTCCCTCAAGCAAATTATGGACACCGAGGCAGGAATCGTACGCCAAACGCAAACGCTTCACAGCGATATGCAGACGCTCGTGTACGAAAACTACAACAAATTCATCTCCGCCACCGATACCATCCGCAAGATGAAAACCGACTTTAAATCGATGGAAACGGAAATGAATCTGCTGATGGCGAACATGGCCTCGATCACCGAGTTTAGTGAGCGGATTACGGATACGCTGCAGGAAACGCGCTCCCAGCTAACGCGCCTGTCCGGCAAGCATCAGCTGCTGAAGAAGCTCCAGTTTCTGTCCTCACTGCCAGCGAAACTGAAAACGTTAATCGAGGAAGAGAACTACCAGCAGGCGGTGCAGGAGTATTCGCACGCACAGAAAGTATTGCACCAGTACGGGCAACAGCCTTCCTTTCAGGGCATACAGGAGGATTGCATTAAGATACTGGACGAGCTGAAGGATCGTTTGAAGGGAGAGTTCCGGCAGACGGGCAAATCGGCTCAATCGCTCACGGAGATTGGTGAGCTGTTGCTTCAGCTCGGCGAACGTCCCTCGACGCTCGCCAAAGAAATGCTCGAGTGTGCCTCGAAGAGACTGCACGAACAGATCGTCGTTCTGCAGGATCAAACTGATCGCGACATGATCGAGTTTATTGATCTAGGAATCGAGGGGTTTCTGAAGGACCTGACGCTGGTGATCAGTTCGTACAACGATATGTTCCTCACGAAACATCTCGAGCAGGAAGCGGACGATTTCGAGCAGGCAGCGCGCGTGGATCTGAATGCCTTCGTGAACCGCAACGTGGACGAGTATCTGGCGTTGGTACAGGATCGTGCAGAGCTGGAAATAGGACACGGTGACTCACAGATCATTCTCCGTGGGCTAGATCGGCTTCATCGACGAATGACCGCGATGCGAACGCTGTGCCGATCGTTGGACATGAGCAAATCGGGCATCGATATTATCGTCAACGCGGCACAGCAACTCTGCCAGACGCATATGCGCTCGCTAAAAGATCATTTTGCGGACAGCCTCAGCTCGGTACGGTTGGCATTGGTTTCGGCCAACACAAACACCCCGAGCGGCTCGTCGACCGCTTCATCCATCCAGGCGGGAGGTGTCGGTGGACAAGGCAGTGGTGCGGGCGGTACGACAACTCCTGGCTCTGCCGGGCTTCGGGAGCTAATCTCAAACCTTTACATCTCCACGATCGAGAAGGTGAAGGGACTTATGCAGGATCTGCTCATCTTCCTGCAACCGGAGTGGTCATTTAATCTAAAAGGCGACCCAAAGGGCGTGCAGTGCATTGAAGGCATCCGGGAAAATCTGCTCGTTGCCTTTCTGCGCCACTTTTGCACCACGGTCAACGGGTACGGGAATGTAAACTCGACCGCACCACCGACCCTACTGCTGGTACTATCGAAAGTATGCCTCGAGATGGATCGGGCCGGTGTACACTCGCTTACCTCGCTGGTGGACGAACTGTACAACCTGGATGCCGAGCGCAGCGTGTCGCTCGTCCACGAATCGGAACTCTGCACCGAAATGCGCGATTCCGCCCAGCTGCTGCTCGACTCGTACGTCCGTCTGCAGGGGCTCCATCTATCGCAGATGCTGCGCAAAAGCGTCGAAACGCGCGACTGGCTCAACTGCCTGGAGCCACGCTCCGTCCGGGCCGTTATGAAGCGCGTCGTGGAGGAGATATCGGCCATCGAGCTCGTGCTCGGCGAGCTGTACGATAGCAGTGTGGCACCGCACGGTGGTTCGCGTACCACCGCCAGCAGTGATTCCAGCCGGAAGACCCACTTCAGTATTGCCGCCTCAAAGCAGTCCCAGTTCCGTTCGACCTGGTCGACGTACACGCCCCAGGCCCAGCTGGACAGCAGCTTCGTGTCGAACATGCATCGATTGTTCTCGGAGAAGATCGAAATCTTCGCACCGGTCCAATTCTCCAAGGTGTCCATCATTACCGGCATCATAAAGATCTGTCTCAAGACGCTGCTCGAGTGTGTACGGTTGCGTACGTTCAGCCGGTACGGTCTCCAGCAGATACAGGTCGACGCGCACTATCTGCAGATGAATCTGTGGCGCTTCGTcagtgatgagaa CTTAATACATGTGCTGCTGGATGAAATTCTTGGCTCGGCTGTGGTGCGATGTCTGGAACCCATTCTAATGGAGCCGAACGCGGTGGAAATTATCTGCGAACGAAACTAA
- the LOC128710803 gene encoding uncharacterized protein LOC128710803 — MEEAQTQAQSQGEQQQKEAPPSQQQQGFGAYIALEDNNAPLTLVDELAFDKDDIVHVWIPTVTKPPTSTVAEGEGGPRVAWYKATNARTKQTGYVQLSKLSPLENIDPVLYSAGAGRQYLSSVSTGACVSIGCACVAGGLPQQQQQQQQQSQQTAISDAFGGMRLGSGPTQGTDATTANAEELYVKCVTPGTVLKDPALKDEMASRTSNNRAHATEFVYFVTPIICLFCQDYIWGLGRQGGQCRNCSACFHVNCLPMALYRPCQRNSEMYQNIPSTFRTEKSINEWTTENVLEWMTAVNMYDHVEVFKTKAIKGCDLPNLDRDKLEQMGIKNDFHQNSILTTIRQLLTSADMSATAELPTLPASAHSTVNLSAGSDQQHNGHKLMNGSFSKQQKCDMCKNYLLGLVHQGLFCTQCRLVVHRQCSVMGLKPCTAPDRGAQQQQAQQLPSTYGGYMLGGAFRQEHQHIFGKSLCLLFDVQQQPTPQIVGDLCTSLEKKAMMDKGLDLYVVYRTTPVRYDEVNKLRDALNENLLNIDLNGYTPECVATVLKKFFHELPDPLIPVTLYQSFIDASMLDDQQAVERMKAIIQDMAPHHNKTLHYFMRHLIRICRLQFMRGNKQQPTMLLQNWCHILMRPAWERIVHFVSNIKNHLRVLEILMYKLDWNEALPEFLSIPAVPPRKTSRTGGSGGTGSTKKSILASPEGGSVGAPLIESDYSTTATLGRTVPQQPGVGGAGGGGGMLLTGGAPLVTDADIPQELRDAEWYWGKISRDVAKEKMMDAQDGSFLVRDAINDAGEYTLVLKKDGTDRPIKIYHKNGKYGFTQECTFESLVGMINEFRTTTLKEYNTILDISLLYPISRFEDESLYPTAGDIHQLAQNFYETVQRLTDLQNMRESTLEAFNQAQSHLELRRQAQEAFIEADKLFNDQLLTQARYETEAQPHEKRSLAQNRTLIENRLEELRKCKKNLDEDMERERERMRELQREAMKLKPEILNLSKQKDQYLEALKRQSITDAQIKQILKDGYLSSTNPDSTQDLPHLDETTWLRERYTRQDAEKKLANKPTGTFLIRARNAGHYALSIACDGRVNHCIIHQTERGYGFAEPYFIYDSLKSLVVHYATNSLEEHNDLLQTTLKYPAFAPNLPSGSGSGSGGSGGSGSGGSGQTGGGSSSSSSRQQAPVGSGAGGGASSGGSTWPGMTSFAA, encoded by the exons ATGGAGGAAGCGCAAACACAGGCCCAATCGCAGGGggaacagcagcagaaggaaGCACCGccatcgcagcagcagcaaggctTCGGTGCATACATCGCACTGGAGGATAATAACGCTCCGCTGACGCTCGTAGACGAACTAGCCTTTGACAAGGATGACATCGTGCACGTGTGGATTCCGACGGTGACCAAACCGCCCACCAGTACCGTCGCCGAAGGTGAGGGCGGCCCTCGAGTCGCCTGGTACAAGGCCACCAATGCTCGCACCAAGCAGACGGGTTACGTGCAGT tGAGCAAACTTTCGCCGCTGGAAAACATCGACCCTGTTCTGTATAGCGCCGGTGCCGGACGGCAGTACCTGAGTAGCGTTTCCACCGGCGCCTGCGTATCGATTGGTTGCGCCTGCGTTGCTGGTGGTTtgccgcaacaacaacagcagcagcagcaacagtcacAACAGACCGCGATCTCTGACGCCTTTGGCGGAATGCGGCTGGGCAGTGGCCCCACTCAGGGTACCGATGCAACAACGGCCAATGCGGAAGAGCTCTATGTCAAGTGCGTTACACCGGGTACGGTGCTGAAAGATCCGG CACTAAAAGATGAAATGGCTAGTAGAACCAGTAATAACAGGGCTCACGCGACcgagtttgtttatttcgtaACACCCattatatgtttgtttt GCCAGGACTACATCTGGGGACTTGGAAGGCAAGGTGGACAGTGTAGAA ACTGTTCAGCGTGTTTCCACGTCAATTGTCTACCGATGGCCTTGTATAGGCCGTGCCAAAGAAATTCGGAAATGTACCAGAACATACCGAGTACTTTCAGAACGGAAAAG TCAATTAACGAATGGACAACGGAAAATGTGCTGGAATGGATGACCGCTGTTAATATGTATGACCATGTGGAGGTATTCAAAACGAAAGCTATAAAAGGCTGTGATTTACCGAATTTGGATCGTGATAAGCTTGAA CAAATGGGTATTAAGAATGATTTCCATCAGAATAGTATCCTGACGACGATCAGACAACTTCTGACGAGTGCAGACATGTCTGCAACGGCAGAACTGCCGACATTGCCAGCTTCGGCACACAGTACAGTAAACCTTTCGGCCGGTTCCGATCAACAGCATAACGGACATAAGCTGATGAACGGTTCATTTTCGAAACAGCAAAAATGTGATATGTGCAAGAACTACCTGTTAGGACTGGTCCATCAGGGGCTGTTCTGCACTCAGTGCCGTTTGGTTGTACACCGGCAGTGCTCGGTGATGGGCCTGAAGCCATGCACTGCTCCAGATCGTGgcgcacagcagcaacaggcacAACAGCTTCCTTCCACGTACGGCGGGTACATGCTTGGCGGGGCATTCCGGCAGGAGCACCAGCACATATTTGGCAAGAGTCTCTGTTTGCTGTTCGACGTCCAGCAGCAACCTACACCTCAAATCGTGGGAGATCTGTGTACCAGCCTGGAAAAGAAGGCCATGATGGACAAAGGACTTGACCTGTACGTTGTATACCGTACTACACCGGTCCGGTACGACGAGGTGAACAAGCTGCGCGACGCACTCAACGAGAATCTGCTCAATATTGATCTGAACGGTTACACACCGGAATGCGTTGCGACGGTGCTGAAGAAATTTTTCCACGAGCTACCCGATCCGCTCATACCGGTTACATTGTATCAGTCGTTTATTGATGCTTCAA TGCTCGATGACCAGCAAGCTGTGGAGCGTATGAAAGCGATTATACAAGACATGGCACCACATCACAACAAGACGTTGCACTACTTCATGCGGCATCTGATCCGAATCTGTCGGTTGCAGTTTATGCGCGGAAACAAGCAGCAGCCAACGATGCTGCTGCAAAATTGGTGCCATATTTTGATGCGTCCAGCGTGGGAGAGGATTGT GCACTTTGTGAGTAACATAAAGAACCATTTGCGGGTATTGGAAATTCTTATGTACAAACTGGACTGGAACGAGGCGTTGCCCGAGTTTCTTTCCATACCGGCCGTTCCACCGAGAAAGACTTCCCGAACGGGTGGTAGCGGTGGAACTGGATCAACGAAAAAATCCATCTTGGCATCACCAGAAGGTGGATCGGTTGGGGCGCCGTTAATTGAAAGCGATTACAGCACCACCGCAACGTTGGGACGGACCGTGCCTCAGCAACCGGGAGTAGGAGGTGCTGGTGGAGGTGGCGGAATGCTGCTCACCGGTGGTGCTCCGCTGGTAACCGATGCGGATATACCCCAGGAGCTGCGTGATGCAGAATGGTACTGGGGTAAGATTTCGCGCGATGTTGCCAAGGAAAAGATGATGGATGCACAGGATGGATCGTTCCTGGTGCGTGACGCGATCAATGATGCGGGCGAATATACGCTCGTGCTGAAGAAGGACGGTACGGATCGTCCGATAAAGATTTACCACAAAAACGGCAAGTATGGTTTCACGCAGGAGTGCACGTTCGAAAGTCTGGTCGGCATGATCAACGAGTTTCGCACGACCACGCTGAAGGAGTATAACACCATCCTCGACATTAGCCTGCTGTATCCGATATCGCGGTTTGAGGACGAAAGTCTCTACCCGACCGCTGGAGATATTCATCAGCTCGCGCAAAACTTCTACGAAACGGTACAAAGATTAACCGATTTGCAGAACATGCGTGAATCGACGCTGGAAGCTTTCAATCAGGCGCAGTCACACCTCGAACTTCGCCGCCAAGCTCAGGAAGCGTTCATCGAGGCGGATAAACTGTTCAACGATCAGTTGCTGACACAGGCACGCTACGAAACGGAGGCACAACCGCACGAAAAGCGCAGCCTGGCACAGAACCGAACGTTGATCGAAAATCGGTTGGAGGAGCTGCGCAAGTGCAAAAAGAATCTGGATGAAGATATGGAGCGGGAACGGGAGCGTATGCGTGAGTTGCAGCGCGAGGCCATGAAGCTAAAGCCGGAAATTTTGAACCTAAGCAAACAGAAGGATCAATATCTGGAGGCGCTCAAGCGTCAGTCCATCACGGACGCGCAAATCAAGCAGATCCTCAAGGACGGCTACCTTTCGTCGACGAATCCGGACTCCACCCAGGACCTGCCGCACCTGGACGAAACAACCTGGTTACGGGAACGCTACACTCGGCAGGATGCGGAGAAAAAATTGGCCAACAAACCGACCGGAACGTTCCTAATTCGGGCACGCAATGCCGGTCACTATGCGCTGTCAATTGCGTGTGACGGTCGGGtgaatcattgcatcattcaCCAAACGGAGCGAGGGTATGGTTTCGCGGAACCCTACTTCATTTACGATTCGCTCAAATCGCTCGTGGTGCACTACGCGACCAACTCACTGGAGGAGCACAACGATCTGTTGCAGACAACGCTGAAGTATCCGGCGTTTGCACCGAACCTACCGAGTGGCAGTGGAAGCGGAAGCGGTGGAAGTGGTGGCAGCGGCAGCGGTGGAAGCGGTCAAACAGGTGGAGGTTCCTCATCATCCTCTTCCCGGCAACAAGCACCTGTTGGTAGTGGAGCTGGTGGTGGAGCTAGTAGTGGAGGATCGACTTGGCCGGGGATGACTTCTTTTGCTGCGTAA